In a genomic window of Gloeocapsopsis dulcis:
- a CDS encoding M16 family metallopeptidase, giving the protein MSLKRCCQLFLPHHVRWRIFTFLIIILFSWASLPAIAIARTQTPTPEASAQSYLDRVVDQLSEFRLGNGIKFIVLERHRAPVVSFLTYADVGGADEPDGKTGIAHYLEHLAFKGTQHIGTTDYQAEKPLLDRLDELDTQIRAAQARGNKAEVARLQAEFEKVQAQAQSYVKQNELGQIVEQAGGVGLNANTSADATRYFYSFPSNKLELWMSLESERFLEPVFREFYQEKDVILEERRLRVDNSPIGQMVEKFLDTAFTKHPYRRPVIGYEEDIRNLTRQDLQQFFDTHYVPSNLTIAVIGDVEADRVQQLAQTYFGRYKAKPAAPAVQVSEPPQKRQREFELRLRSQPWYLEGYHRPAINDPDHVTYDIIGRLLSDGRTSRLYRSLVEQQQLALSAQGFSGFPGDKHQNVMLFYALTAPRHTANEVGAALRKEIERLKTEPVSAAELDRVKTQARAGLLRSLKSNMGMAQLLLEYEVKTGSWRNLFKELEAIQAVTAADVQRVAQATFTTQNRTVGRLVPQA; this is encoded by the coding sequence ATGAGTTTGAAACGTTGCTGCCAATTGTTCTTACCTCACCATGTAAGATGGCGGATCTTCACTTTTTTAATAATTATTTTGTTTTCTTGGGCGTCGTTGCCAGCAATTGCGATCGCCCGTACGCAAACACCCACTCCAGAAGCATCGGCGCAGTCTTATTTGGATCGCGTTGTCGATCAACTGAGTGAGTTTCGCCTGGGAAATGGCATAAAATTTATTGTTTTAGAACGCCATCGAGCACCTGTTGTTTCGTTTCTTACCTATGCTGATGTAGGTGGTGCGGATGAACCTGATGGTAAAACAGGAATCGCGCACTATTTAGAGCATTTAGCATTCAAGGGAACGCAACACATCGGGACAACAGATTACCAGGCAGAAAAGCCACTCTTAGATCGCTTAGATGAACTCGATACCCAAATTCGCGCGGCGCAAGCAAGGGGGAACAAAGCTGAAGTTGCCCGTTTGCAGGCAGAATTTGAAAAAGTGCAAGCCCAAGCCCAAAGTTATGTTAAACAAAACGAACTGGGGCAAATTGTTGAACAAGCGGGTGGTGTTGGTTTAAATGCCAATACCTCAGCAGATGCAACGCGCTATTTCTATAGTTTTCCGAGTAATAAGCTAGAACTCTGGATGTCGCTAGAGTCGGAGCGATTTTTAGAACCTGTCTTCCGCGAGTTTTATCAAGAAAAAGATGTCATTCTTGAAGAACGGCGATTGCGAGTCGATAATTCTCCTATTGGTCAAATGGTGGAGAAGTTTCTCGATACCGCATTTACTAAACATCCCTATCGTCGTCCGGTAATTGGTTACGAAGAAGATATCCGCAACTTGACGCGGCAAGACTTACAACAATTTTTTGATACGCACTACGTACCGAGTAATTTAACAATTGCAGTGATCGGTGATGTTGAAGCCGATCGCGTGCAACAGTTAGCACAAACTTACTTTGGTCGCTACAAAGCAAAACCTGCCGCCCCCGCCGTGCAAGTATCAGAACCACCTCAAAAGCGACAGCGAGAATTTGAATTGCGTTTGCGATCGCAGCCGTGGTATCTAGAAGGTTATCACCGTCCTGCAATTAACGATCCCGATCATGTCACCTATGACATTATTGGGAGATTACTCAGTGATGGTCGCACGTCGCGGCTGTATAGATCTTTAGTTGAACAACAACAACTTGCCCTTTCTGCCCAAGGCTTTAGTGGTTTTCCAGGTGATAAACACCAAAATGTCATGCTATTTTATGCGTTGACGGCTCCTCGTCATACAGCAAATGAAGTGGGTGCAGCGTTAAGAAAGGAAATTGAACGTTTAAAAACGGAACCTGTCTCTGCTGCTGAGTTGGATCGCGTGAAGACCCAAGCTAGGGCGGGATTGTTGCGATCGCTAAAATCGAATATGGGGATGGCACAGTTGTTGTTGGAATATGAAGTCAAAACTGGCTCCTGGCGCAATTTATTCAAGGAGTTAGAGGCGATTCAGGCGGTAACGGCTGCTGATGTTCAACGCGTGGCGCAGGCAACTTTTACGACACAGAATCGTACGGTAGGGCGGTTAGTACCGCAGGCTTGA
- a CDS encoding TetR/AcrR family transcriptional regulator: protein MQVFHRPSQSEESSRDRILKAAQRLFARQGYDGTTTRDLAVAAGVAEGTLFRHFANKKAILIEIATQGWVEILTDLLTELSEMGSYKAVAQVMQRRMWNFHKNADMMRVCFMEAQFHPDLRDRIQAEVINKMTYVAEAFFQTAMDRGIYRKTNPKIVAQVFLGMFAIAGFSHNTLMEPDASPKAMQEMAEGLADIFLNGVLERGE from the coding sequence ATGCAAGTTTTTCATCGTCCTTCCCAATCTGAAGAATCCTCCCGCGATCGCATTTTAAAAGCGGCACAGCGGTTATTTGCCCGTCAAGGCTACGATGGTACAACAACACGTGACTTAGCGGTTGCAGCAGGTGTCGCTGAAGGGACACTATTTCGTCATTTTGCTAATAAAAAGGCGATTTTGATTGAAATTGCGACGCAAGGCTGGGTGGAAATTCTCACCGATCTGCTGACTGAATTAAGCGAAATGGGTAGCTACAAGGCAGTGGCACAAGTGATGCAGCGCCGGATGTGGAATTTTCATAAAAATGCCGATATGATGCGTGTTTGCTTTATGGAAGCGCAGTTTCACCCCGATTTACGCGATCGCATTCAAGCAGAAGTGATTAACAAAATGACCTATGTTGCCGAAGCGTTCTTCCAAACTGCAATGGATCGCGGAATTTACCGCAAAACGAATCCGAAAATTGTCGCCCAAGTGTTTTTAGGCATGTTTGCGATCGCAGGCTTTAGTCACAATACATTAATGGAACCCGATGCTTCGCCGAAAGCTATGCAGGAAATGGCAGAAGGACTTGCGGATATTTTTCTCAATGGTGTGTTAGAGAGGGGTGAGTAG